A window of Rhipicephalus microplus isolate Deutch F79 chromosome 8, USDA_Rmic, whole genome shotgun sequence genomic DNA:
aaaaggcggacaaagctgatataaacaactaccgtcctataacagtgacatcagtggtcgacaggctggcgatgcagattttaaaggaaggactgcaggtatggatagaggatgagggggtgcagggggaactgcagaatgggtttcggaaacacagtaggttggaagacaatctgttctcactgacgcagtgcatcgaaagagCAGAATaggaacacaggtccctgtggctagcatttttgaatatcaagggagcgtacgattgcatggttcaagaggaattgtggggaatactggacacactacgtGTGAAAAAATGTAGTAACTAaacttttaaaggatatctacaaaggtaacaaggtagttataaagtggaaaaaacaggtatccaagcctgcggaggtaaaacgggggcttaggcaggggtgtaccCTGTCACCCTtaatattcatgatgtacctacaagcattagaggccaaattagaggaaagtggactgggcttcaacctctccttcgtcaaacaaggaaattACATTGAACAGgaactaccagcattgatgtatgcagatgatatagtgctaatggccgataaCAAGGAAAATTCGCAGAGATTGgttgacatctgcggtaatgagggagataggttagatttcagattcagtaaggaaaaatcagcagtcatgatttttaatgacaatgaaggtagtgagcttagaatacaggaggtcacgctagagataaccgataaatacaaatatctgggcgtatggataagcaatggggccaagtatctgagggaacccgaaatatacgtgacgactaaaggtaacaggaatgcagcagtcatgataaatagggcactgtgaaattacaataggtatgatgttgtgagaggaatatggaaaggggtcatggttcctgggctgacgttcggcaatgcggtcttgtgcatgagatcagaagttcaagcaagattagaaattaagcaacgtggattaggtaggcttgcgttaggagctcacgggaatacaccgaatccgggagtgcaaggtgatatgggatggacatcatttgagggcagggaagctagcagcaagataaaatttgagcaacgattgagagaaatgggggaggagcatagggctaggaaggtattcagctacttgtacatgaagaatgttgatacaaaatggaggaagcgaaccaggaaattgactggtaaatacttagaaaagagcaggttGGACTggtaaatacgaaggggtagacacggtatgcagtgcgtgtggagaggaagaagaaactgccgaacactggatactgttctgtaaagggattcaccctatagttcaggatgatggcgccgagtttttcaaagcaccggggtttagcgacagcgagggcaaaatagactttaagcgggtagaattactaaaaggaggttatctgattggtggctaaagtaaaggcacgagtgaaaataaacccttcactgcaaagtacgaattctcagCCTCACTATTTAACGGAAAAAAATACccagtttttggttcactaggtacaacggcttggtggtgctatccccagcccgatctaaagggtacagccatatctatctatccatccatgcatccatcgaatatatgataaaaagatgcgagatgatggtacttggagtgttgaatagatggacgaacagacacacagacagatgcatggatgaatgcaggggcagatgcatggacgaatgcagggacggacgcagagacggacacgcacgaacagacacgcacgcacggatgagcggatggacgcatggacgtttacacagacggacgcacgcatggatggaagcaggaacgaatggacggaagaacgctccgccccactctccatcgttcactccgtggatatgctgccatttttttgcactgaaagaaactcgctagcagacgctccctgcgtcggcgttgcgaagtGATAAAGCATAAAAACGGCGTAGAAATTTAGGGAGAGGGTAATGGACATGTATGCGTAGCCAAGGTTGTCACGGTGCACAGTATTGCTTCAACATTAGAGAGCTTGACCCTAAGCGGCTTCGCATCCAAATATTGTGCACTTCATGCAATCTCTCTCTTACTAGGCAATCCGGGTAACGAAGCCGTCCAGACAAGCTCGAACACTCAGACGCTGAACGTTGGAAGTTGTGCGCCTAAGCTTAAGGACTTGCATTCCTCCCCTTTCGTAACATCGCGCACCACTGAAAGCTAGAATGGTAAACCAAAGCAACCCCGCACCCGAAACTTCACAAAGCACTCCAAACTGAAACACTGGTCCCCATACCCGTACAAATATCGAACCATCTACCCAGCCCTCTGCACATCTACCTGAACCCGTTGGTAGGCACAGACCTCCACCCTGTACATCATAATCAAAGAATGCATTTGTGGCCCTAGCCCACCAGATATCCCAGAACATTCACCGTCCAGTGAAGCCTCCAAGAGAACCTTTACAGCCATAAGTGGACGCTCAGCTGCTCGTCTGCTGATCGAATAGTCGCAGCCAGTGCCGTTAGTGGTCACTTCTATAGAGCGCTATTCAATCAGTGTGCGTTGCACTGAATGGTTTATTTGGCGGATACCTGAATTCTGCCGATGTACTCGTTTTGGTAAATTATAAAAggcattgattgatgattgattgatatgtggggtttaacgtcccaaaaccaccatatgattatgaaagacgcaatTATGATGTGACAATTATAAAAGGCATTAGCCGAGTGTATAGTGAAGAAAGCGTCTTCTAGCACGCAATTTTCTCGAGATCGACATATATGGGGCTGGCTACCCGAAACCTTGTTTTGCAATGTTGCTTATCGTATGCCTAGCACTTGCCAAAAAAGCATTGATTTTTTACATATAATATAGAAGTAGATGCTTGCCACAGCGCGTCACCAGCTCTTTTCTTGCTGACAAAGTGACAATGCTGCATACATAAGATGTATACCGCGCATTGATATGGGCTCATGAAGTATGTAGGCTCGAGTAGAATTCCAAAAATGATCGCGTGCGCCGAATGGTGCAGGTGTCCCGTTCACTCTCTCGAGACATGCAGCCGCACAAGCTGGTCAATCTGTGCCTGCGTTTTGCCTGCGCTTGGTGCCTGAAGATTTTCGAGGGGGGCAGCGACGGAGAGGTGATCTCGAAGGAGTGCAGACGTCGCTACAGGCTCGGTCATCTGGCGCTCGGTCATCACGCTTAATCAGGCTCGGTCATCACGCTACAGGCTCGGTCATCACGCTTAACCGCCTCTCCATGTCTGGGAACCTCGCCTACCTGCGCCAGGTTCCTGAAGGAACCGTTTCCACCCAGATAGTGAGGTATGCCTATTCTGAGCCAATACGGCTTGATTATGATAGATCGTGTCATTAACAAGTATCACGGTCAGGCAGATTGAATTTAACCTGAGCCGTATTACCGTAGTTGGTGAAGCACGCATGATGAAAGGTTCTCGTCTGCTCCGCGAGTTGCATCTTGGTTATAATGAACGCAACGCGTGAATGCATTCGGCTTGACGAACTTAGCTTTGGCGCAAATCTTGAGCGTCATGGAAATCTCTTGATTGATCACCGTGGGCCTAACCCAGTCAGGAAAGCTTTCTCTGTTTCATGTGCGAAACTTTCAGGTTAAAACTAATTTAGACTTTGGCCTTTGAAAGTTTACAGGGGCGATGTGCTCATTGACAGCACCGCATGTGCATGTCCTCATCTTCATATTTAAGCTGTTTCACAGAGTTTGCTGCTGACCAAATAACATATCAGTGCAGAAATAGAGGATTGCCTTGAAAAGAGGTCGCGAGCACGGATGTGCTTATCGATTATAAATGCGAAGCTGTAGAACCAGGGACAGTTCAAGGAGGGCAACAATTTTGATGCTCTTCCCGGGCAACGCGTCGCAGGATTTACATCGAACAAGGGGATGAAGAGTTCTTCACCATTATTCGTCGCTACGAGGACATCTTCACGGTCATCCTGACGGAGTGGTCGGGCGTGGACACCATCCAGTGCCAGCTAAAAATGGACCGCATGGACGAATGGTTCCTCCAGCTCATGGTCACCAGAAGCCGGTGGCCCCTGGAGCGCCTCAAGGACATCGTCGTCTACCCGTCATTCCGAGAGGTGCTCACACTCGTCTTCAAGCGGCAGATATCTCAGTTCTAAAGCAACTTCTAAACGCCGCCATAATTTTGCTCGTAAATTGTTTTCGTACAGGTGGCCTATCTGACACGTATTAACTTTACGGTTTTATTTTAATAAAATATTTTGAACAAAATATCCGCGCCGAGCCCATGCTCGCTTAAGTGCGCTTTCGGCCGGAACTTGGTGACATCTCTCATATGAGGTGGAATTCGAATAAATTTGGCTAACTACCATTGACTCAATTTTGGAGTTATTTCAAGACGTTGGCACCCACCTGTTTCTGGTGTCCTCTCAACTAAGGTACTGGAGCTGCTGGAAATGTCCCACCACAAAGTGTCGACAGCTTTCAACTTGTAAGACTTTTTCAACTTTTTGACTTTTTTCAACTTGTCTGACTTGTCACTTAgcttgtcatgcagtcatgttaagCCGTACTAATTTTGGTACAGATCGCATCATcaagacggccaggagagctaaatgtcttgGACGGCTAGGTAGATAGAGAGAACGATACGGTCGAAGTGTGccaagaaatgcgtcgcattGAAAAGGAGCTCGGAAGCCACGGATCAGTGATACGCACATTCGGAAAGCCTAATCACTCCAGTTATTCGTCGACGGTTGGCTTTAGTAGCATCATCTGGCCACATATCACTCACACACAACACCATGAAAGGACACAGTTGAATGCTGCGTCCACTCGCACCACCTGGTGTGCTTTCGAACGCACCCAACATATCTTTGTGGGACCTGCCTGTTTTATGACATCAACGCTACGATGCTTTCTTGCTCGGCCATGGCGTTTCTCGCAGTGCCGACCACAGGAACAGTCGTGACGACCCTGTGCCCTTTCATAATAATGACTCGAACTTCTATCAGACACCCTAGGAATTGTCATTCATGTACATTTCATCTATCCCTCTCTTTATTTCATACACACGTTTCACATCGCACAATGTGCTTTGGGGTGGGGGGTGGAGAGGTGATGTAGCGTCGCACAAGACTTTTCCAGCTGCCGCTCAAACGAAGAAGAGCGCCACGAGTCTCGTGATGCGCGAGCCTCGAGGTAGTCAGATTACAACGAGTCCTCACGCCTGGTGGCTAGGACGTAGGCAGCTGTCACTGCTCTGCTTTGGTTCTGGAAAATAAAGTGACGAGATCCCACACGTCTCTCCAGGCCTCCCGCTACAGGGTTATTACACGCCATGCCGGTGCGGCGATCAGAGGAATTCATACAATGTCTGTGGCACAAGCCCGTTTGTGGTGATGATAATACTTTGCTCACCTTTATGGCTTGACTAGGGGGTTTCGCTGTTAAGACACACATTTGGAGAATACAGAGGTCTACTAATTTAGACACGTGTTTAAAGTTTCAGGACAACGAGGGCAGTAACGCTTACAGTTAGAAATAGGATGGTCGCTACAAATTCATGAAATGGTAAAATAGGATCATAATAGGAATGCCGAACGCAAGCTACGTAACTTCTCGGTGATATGTAGGCCTAGCTAAAATTAATGCTCGAATGTGCGAATAGAGTCGTTGCTGGTTGCTACACCCTCAACTGCGACCTCAAATGTCACGCTTTTGCGCAATGCGTGTCACATTACCCGACATGCCGAACACACACTGCTTCAGCGCAATGCAATGTTCAGCAGTTAACACCAAGTGCCGCGCGGCGTCACAGAAACCCGCCCGAACCCCCTTACTGGCACCGGCGGTACCTGTGATCTCGATAACCGATTGCCCCCCTTGAAAATGTCCTCCAAGCGTTAACCCACAGTTACTTGTCACCATCTCCCTTTGCAATCGCCAATCATTCCGTCTTGTTGGCAAAATCactggtgagaaaaaaaaagaatggcacgGCAAGGTATAATATTTCTTACCGAAAGCAACAGCACAACCTAAAAAAAGTGCAAGGTGCACCAAAACATAGCGAAGTTGCATATGAGAGGGCAAAACGGAAATGGCTTTCTGTTGGGAAAAAGAGTATTTTGTCGTAACACAATACACCGCTTCAAAACAGCGTCATTAAAACAAAGGCACTACTAGCGAGTTAAAATGACCAATCACAATGGGCGGAACCATGAGATGCAAGGCTCCTAATTGGCGCGAGCCCTCGATAAACACAAGCCTACTTTATATGTAGTTTTGCGTGTGTTAATATCATCATCAAGACGCCTAAAGGACAACAGGAAGAAGACGTTAGAGTGCAGGCGTCTACTTAGAGGGGCGCCGTCAAAGCACAAGCAACTACGTAGGTTTATTCCTTCTCGTACGACATTCCCTCAATCTCGGGCGCGTTCCCGCAAGATGATGAGGAAGTGGCTCCAAGCTTGAACCTTCACCCACTGCCACCGCAGATAGCGCTGCCGatttcggcagacgtgatcaCCCAGTGTAATTGCTTGCGCACGTTGGCTAAAGTCACCCAGACCTGTATAGAGAATAGCGCTTTACAAGTTGCTTCATAAACTTAGCCACAGATTAGAGGGCTAGGCAAATATATATTTAAATTTTATCTTGATATGATTCAAGATAATCTGTATACGGATGAAAGATACTCCAGAAGTCATCGTGTCCAATAATATACGATGATGTTCTGTACtggattttttctctttttcgggACATTTTCggctgtcattttgagccaaagtGAAAAAGGAAATCAATCTTCATGATCTATCACGCAATTTCTGGAAAGTGTATATTCACCTTTGATAGCTGATGATAacggtcacagtgcgccttcgTCTGCTGTAACTGGTTCTGCCGCGTATATCACGGAAACGTAGCCATTTAAACTTGTTTCTGATTTTTACGTGGAGGGATTAAGAAAGACTTGCTCTTGTTGTGCTTTAGTGTAGGTGCTAGTCGTGACTTCAAGTCGCCGGTACGTCAGACGCGCATGTAAATATAGTATGTGTGTAGAGGGGTCGACCATTACTACTCTGGTGCAGGGAAATATGCTGTGAAATTTCTCATCGTATGGAGGGAAAATTGTCCGAAACAGCAAAGTTTCAGTATTTTTGAATGGGAATTTTTGGCGTAGAACGGAACATCACTGATAATATACTAACCAAATGTATCATTAGAATGTATCATCAGACCCTTCGCTAGAATTATTTTTGTCTTTCAATGGAAAGTTCCAGAGCTCTGACCCATAAACAATGTATCGACAATCATAAAAGCGCTGCTAACAATCCGTCAGACTATTACACCTTTTAATCGagtaagaaaccccaggtggtcgacattatGATGCCCcgcactaaggcgtctctcgtaaCTCTATCGTAGTTTTCGGAGGTTAGAACCCAACAACTAACTGACTGACAACAGTCACGTCTGGGGAATGACACCAAAGCTACAGCTTTTTCATAACTGGAGTGCTAAGTATGGTCTTCACTTTTAACAACGCTTAAGGCTATACAACGCGTTCTGCACGTAATAATTATATAATTAGGAATATGTCGCCGGCGTTTCATTTATGTACAGTGTCAACTGAGTACAGCTTCAACCCAGCGTTGTATTCtcatctgaagaaaaaaaataacggtTATTTACAAACAGTCAAGTATAGGCTTTACACAAGCAGAAAACCAAAACGAGAGTGCCTAAAGAAAACGTGCCGGGTACCTTTGTACAGCATTTAGTATAACAGAAAAGTGATACATTCCTTCGCTGAGGCAGATGAGCATTCATTCTGAATTTTTTCGCCCCaaggcgaagaaatgaatgctacGGGAACAAAATCGATTGTCATGAGAAGACTGGCATAAAGTTGCAgcacgcacctcaagcagaaaacacacacgaaatgagcatacgcAGGACGAGGCACGGGCtagctgtcacagctcgacatttGAATAGCGCTGCTCAAAGAGAAAAGGAGACGCACGAAGGGAACGAACAAGAACACAAGACGAACACAAATAGCTGTCACAATTGTTACTTCGTGTGTGAGCCACGCGCTCCTTTCGGGATCGTGGCCGCGGCAGTGAGCGAAGTGACGctcggaagcacggacggactgacgaacgtttcgccccactcgtcatcattcactccgtggatatgctgtgacgcCGCTTTTATTCATTTGCAACGCAATTTTTATTCCTCAaaaactggctactacgacgaacGGAACGAGTGGCGTGAGGAGCTTCGTCACTAAAACAAGAATGCAAATTATTTTTTAAAACAATTTAATTAATATTGAAATAAATATGAGTCGATAAAAACAGTGCTTATACCATATCGAAAGACTGAAATTGTCAGTTGGCCAAACAGTTGAGTGGACTTCACAATACGCTTTAACAACAATCCATAAGCGACGTAATTGATGCTCTACGATGTGCCTCCTGGTTTCTTACCTTCAAATACAAGTTTTACAAATAAAGAGGGAAGTTTTTATGAAATATGCCACTCACTTGAGATATATCTGTGAAGACCGTTCCGTGAAGAAGTTTGCAGGGGCAAATCAAGTCTCCCTTCTCCCCCTAAGTCATGCGTCTTATCAATAAACGTTGAGTCGGCGGATGAGCACTAATAAAATGAGGTATATGTGAACAGACTTGAGCAGAAACTTTAGCCGATATAAGCCTGATAGTAATGCTGATAGGTGACCATGTGACCATAGGTCGGCAATTGAAGGCGGAGCTCACTTAGAATACCCCCCAATATTTATTAGAGCACTCTCTTTCGTTTTCACTTAATCAGTTCATCGATTCAATCAATTTTATTCAGCTTCTTAGGATACAATATGACATGGTTTGTGAAGTATTACATTTGGAGGTCCCATAGTTAACTGACGGGGGAGATTTCCTAATACTTATATGATTTCCTAATATGTATCTTAAGTGTCGTGGGCAACATGAAAAAATGTACGTATAAAATTTACAAAAAAGCTGAAGGagctaaataaaaaaatcaaagcaagaaatgaacaaaaacagAAGGCAACAAAAAGCTGGCATGATGTAATACTTTATGACTGTCGTATAAGCTAAAAAAACACAAGGTATATTGGAAATCTACATGACACATGTAGATCAAAACAAAGTCAGCACATAAGGATTTACCACATTAGCAGCCTACAAAGAAATGAATATCAAGCGATAATAAAAAATGGGGCTACGAAACAAAAGCAAGAATAATTCATGAAACTCCATCAGACGTGCTCAAAATTTCCAATATTTTCCTCGACCGTATTAAATTGAACTCGGGACTCCCTGAAATCGTCTTCAactgaactcactcggactcccATTCACAAAAGTTTTAAGAAAGAGAAACTGGATCATAACCCGATTGTGGCACGACACCGCATGGTAACACGTAAGAATTTCTcacaaataaaagcattttaGTTGGCGCGAAATTTGTCCCGGTCCGGGGATCAAACCCTGGAAGAACACTTATCAGGAGCAGTTGTTCTAGCAGTTGAGCTAGCCCGGATGCCAGAAATTAGTAGCACGAGGGTGAATTCCTGAAGAGCTCGAAGCACAGGACACAAGTATTGCGAATGAGTTGTGCGGAGACCCGCAAACTGGCGAAAACGtcaagaaaaggaaaataagCAACCACCCGCCTGCGGCACGTCACCGCCAGGAAATACGTaaggatttctcagaaagaaaagcctcttAGTAGCTAAAAAAATTTGTCCTGGAGCGTCGTAACAACGTGTCAGAGAtgagggagggggaggggagttTATATGCACACTGTAGATCTTGAAGTGTTATGAACGCGTGTGATCCTGTTTGCGATCATTGTTCAGTTGTGAGTAGAAGCAGTAATGATTCAACGCGCGAGATCATTGAGGCGTAGTTGATTGATAGGACACATGCTTCTCCAAACCGCGAATTCTCCTTTTGAGGAAAGAGCAATGCTGCCTCATAAGTGAAGTTTTCTGCCGGCAGTGTATACGTCATGTGTGACGGGTTAAGCGGTATATGTGTTTGCTTCTTTCAAAGTAAAGCTACTGTAAGTGATACCTTGTGTGCGTCTAGCCTCTTCTCAGCCTTCGTCATCGGCTCTTTCACCCTGTGTCAAGTATGAAAAATCAATatcctgtggcgcatacccgcataccacggCCACAGGTTTGTATGTGACGCATGCCTGGAGTTTTGAAAGAGCGTGGCAAACTATTCCGCGTAATTTCCAAGGTGTTTGTGTCACGACCAGTCAGGTGtattatgattgatatgtggggttgaacgtcccaaaaccagcgcgtgattatgagagacgccgtaatcaAGAACTCCAGAAGCTTGAACCACCTGGGGAGTCAGAAATCTTTTACAAACCGTCTAACTCTTCCATTCAACACCGTATAAAGTAGGCGATCACGAGAAAACCAAGACGTAGGTGGCTActtacacagacagacagacagacaggcagacagacagaccgagagacgaacggacagacaagagagacggacggacagacagacagacagacagacagacagacagacagacagacagacagacagacagacagacagacagacagacagacagacagacagaccgagagacggacaggcagacagagagacagatggacagatggagagatggacagacggacggacagacagacagaccaagagatggacagacagacggacggacagacagaccgaccgagagaccgacggacggacgaacgaacggacagacaggcagacagacaggcggacggacggacggactggcgaacgggcggacggacggacgggcggacggacggatggacgggtgaaCGGACGGCCGGATATAAACGCGCAGTGCTTTGAGTTCAACAAGAAATTATTCGCATTTATAACGTGAATCTCAAGCTACCTGAAACCATCCTTTTTTTAGATCGCTGCCACTGAAAATAAAACGTCACTCTTACGCGTTGCTTGGACAGCTGAGAAAGGTGTTTGGGTTAACTTTTCGCTCATTCGAATACATGAGGCAATGGCCTATATAAATACACACCACGAGACAAAGACAGTTACGTAGTTTGTTCTTGCCATGCATAAATTGTGGTACATGGCGCAATGGTCACTCTTCCTCAACCGAAATAAATGGTCAAAGGAATCGAACAGCAGATGGTACATTAGGTTTTTGAAAGGATTATCGTAGCTATCCTTCAAGAATTTCACCAGTACCCGCATATTCGTCACCCGGGTGTAACTTGTACCCAGCAGTGCAGAACCGAGTCGCCTGCATGGCGCGGCCTGGTCGTAGTCCACGTCGTAGGCGGCAAGCCCGAAGTCTAAATTCAGGTAAAACTGCTTCGGTTCACACgcctgaaaaaagaaaataacgtATTCACACTTAGGGGCACTAGCGATTCGCTTTGACAAGGCATAAGCATGATGTTATCTAAGAATGTTGGGCTAAGTCGATTTTCAATACTCGAGTTGATGGACTTCGTTTGcgttaaaaaaaattgtaggCTTCTCATAACGGCTTTCCACCGTCGGCGCATATGTACTTTAAAGCACTTATTCGGTTGTTAGTGTTTGATGCACCGCCGAAGTGTTTGGCAGAGCCAGCGTAGAAAGATGCACGTGCCACAGCGGTCACGCCTGTTTACTCAAGAACCATTTCTCCTTTCAATAAACTGACCAAATTCAGTTCGAATAATTATCCTGACAGTTCGTCGACGTTTGTCTCTAAGGGCGCCTAAAGACCATATGAAAATACGAAGAATGAATACGTTTTTCTCTCCAGGAGACACTCAGCGGAATTCGAGGCTGACGGTTGTCCCGCTCGCGATGACCTCACCGCGATGACCGCTTGCCGATCGGGGCCCCGTTCGCGAAGTTCTCTAACCATCTCCCAATCTTTTACTTTCTTCTCAATCTTTGCTACTTTACCCATCTCTTTTAATTCCACTCATCCCATTCCCTTATGAACCACTGCATAAGTGTAGCactttgatgcagacagttgcagGGCTCACTCTTTTTAGGAGCGACGCTCGGCTTAacctaaccttgtcctgcgttaGGCGTAACCCACACTATCCGACAGAGTGacagcagacggatggatggatagacagacgcgCGGACTGTcaggtggacgaacggatgcatggacgaacgcacaggcAGGCAAACATACGACACTTCGcaccagtcatcatcattcacaacttggatatgctgtgatttttttcttttcctcttttacTATCCCTCCCCATATTCTCTTCCAGCGTCTCCCGTCCTTGCGGTCAGACACGAAACTCCAGCTGttcattaaatgcgaagcatttcttagcgaacttcggcgactttgagcgcatctatctagccacttacgtttggatgctctcgtggtcaccatgcacattaacttggcgtgaaccaaaattagcataggagggtgagctggtcaagacatgaataatgtcacaattccgtcgcgtacgtcgtcaaacagttcccgccagacagtggtacatacccacgggcgggtatgtagCGCtagtatgcgagtatgtgccacagcttATTAACAGTATCTAGCCAGGAACGACTAGAACACACATGGTCaactttaacgcgtgagcgttaagcggtacccgacatcggtagcgtcgacccaacgaaggcatagaataaatgtcagtgttaagaaaaatctgacataggcagcgtcgacccccccgatgaatgcaaataataaatttcagggtcccagaaAGAATCTAACTCAAGCAATCTGTGTGGCAGtcgagcattttaccacagagctatgccagttCTCCGAACTACCTTTCAAGTAAACGcttatgttcgtgaaacgtcaatagtggttgcattgCCGCCGacccaattttacaaacatttcatctatacttctttgatacagctgtcacgttgtgttaacgtcaatggtggttaggtaccatgcgctgaagttgatttatgtagcagtgtcgagaATCTTCACGAGCATCAGAGAGTgatcaaactttatttaaccagcggattgaggcgtgaGCCTAAGCCGCACTTGCGccggtggagagaccctgtctctcagccacCTCTCGTGCTCGATGGATagcccatatttgatctgtccgATCTGAGCAG
This region includes:
- the LOC142768358 gene encoding uncharacterized protein LOC142768358; translated protein: MADLWLTVAVTDAGRRRWTEFSGPERRGSTPQQPAEDDVRLDRLQSGVPLRERAPGGRHLQEHHAGGLRQGVPFTLSRHAAAQAGQSVPAFCLRLVPEDFRGGQRRRGDLEGVQTSLQARSSGARSSRLIRLGHHATGSVITLNRLSMSGNLAYLRQVPEGTVSTQIVRIYIEQGDEEFFTIIRRYEDIFTVILTEWSGVDTIQCQLKMDRMDEWFLQLMVTRSRWPLERLKDIVVYPSFREVLTLVFKRQISQF